In Uranotaenia lowii strain MFRU-FL chromosome 2, ASM2978415v1, whole genome shotgun sequence, one genomic interval encodes:
- the LOC129743206 gene encoding uncharacterized protein LOC129743206 — MVWTRIDLGERMLYIDDIIIIGDFNLPGLKWCSSQSSFLFADPERSSFTLPSNIILDALSTTTLRQINNIVNENGRSLDLCFVNDGSLSPTIEEAPEPLVKSVPHHPALLLSLDISGIVTVTEKPASFFHDFKSADFSAIFQTLDTINRESELDPFDPNAAAVKFTHIVNYIIDRHVPKRSAVSNLRAPWVTKELRQMKTLKNKALRYYTRHKTLQAKHQYRKLNSAYKILSTRCYQSYLIRIQRGFKTKPKSSWQYIKDQRKESSLPSYMFLDDTSATSDRDICNLFAQKFRSIFDSGSISSEQLNSATSNVPHLSTSFDNFAVDEDTNLKASVKLKHSYSAGPDAYMFPVYKKGDRRNVNNYRGISALCAIAKLFELVVLDPIFSYCKPYFSYDQHGFMPKRSTTTNLLAFTSKVQDSFASGFQTDAIYTDLSAAFDKVNHEIAIAKLDRIGFCGSLLEWFRSYLSVIKPFLGHNTSLYLRKDKDIPEMEKVMFTEKFCKVMVWQAICECGKISSLYVTSETMNTQNYIKKCLQKRSLPMFKQHDGPVIFWPDLSFPKRDRKPGPADLTMDNKIKDYYKRTSDPSEAGAAKKSTNRLNP; from the exons ATGGTCTGGACGCGTATCGACCTAGGGGAACGAATGCTTTACATTG ACGACATCATTATCATCGGAGATTTCAATCTGCCTGGTTTAAAGTGGTGCTCCTCCCAAAGCAGCTTCTTGTTTGCTGACCCGGAAAGATCCTCGTTCACGTTGCCCTCCAACATCATCCTCGACGCTCTAAGTACGACTACTCTCCGGCAAATCAACAACATCGTTAACGAAAATGGCCGTTCTCTCGATCTCTGTTTCGTTAATGACGGGTCTCTTTCACCAACAATCGAAGAAGCTCCTGAGCCTCTGGTCAAGTCCGTCCCTCACCACCCCGCTTTGCTGCTTTCGCTCGATATTTCTGGCATTGTCACCGTTACCGAAAAACCGGCTTCCTTCTTCCACGACTTTAAAAGTGCCGATTTTTCTGCGATTTTTCAAACTCTGGACACCATCAACAGGGAATCTGAACTGGACCCTTTTGATCCAAACGCTGCTGCTGTTAAGTTTACCCACATTGTCAACTACATTatcgatcgccatgtgccgaaacgcTCTGCAGTCTCAAATCTACGAGCACCTTGGGTCACGAAAGAGTTGCGGCAAATGAAAACGCTGAAGAATAAAGCCCTCCGTTATTACACCAGGCACAAGACTCTCCAAGCCAAACATCAGTATCGCAAACTTAACTCAGCCTATAAAATACTAAGCACGCGTTGCTATCAGAGCTACCTAATCCGGATCCAGCGTGGTTTTAAAACCAAACCTAAATCCTCCTGGCAGTACATCAAGGATCAACGGAAGGAATCCAGCTTACCTTCATACATGTTCTTGGATGATACGTCGGCGACATCGGACCGTGATATCTGTAATCTCTTCGCACAGAAATTCCGTAGTATTTTCGACTCTGGCTCAATATCCTCGGAGCAGTTAAATAGTGCTACAAGCAACGTTCCTCATTTGAGCACTTCATTCGATAATTTCGCAGTCGACGAAGATACAAACTTGAAGGCTTCCGTGAAGCTGAAACACAGTTATTCTGCCGgaccggacg CCtacatgtttccggtctacAAGAAAGGCGACAGGAGGAATGTCAACAACTATCGCGGTATTTCTGCCTTATGCGCTATTGCCAAGTTATTTGAGCTGGTTGTTTTAGACCCTATCTTCTCGTACTGCAAACCTTATTTTTCTTATGATCAACATGGCTTTATGCCTAAGCGCTCTACGACCACTAACCTGCTGGCGTTCACGTCTAaggtgcaagacagttttgcttcaGGATTCCAAACAGACGCCATCTACACCGACCTGTCAGCCGCTTTCGACAAAGTGAACCATGAAATTGCTATCGCCAAACTCGATCGCATTGGTTTTTGTGGGTCTCTACTGGAATGGTTTCGCAGCTACCTG TCTGTGATAAAACCTTTCCTGGGCCACAATACTTCACTGTACCTACGCAAGGACAAGGATATCCCCGAAATGGAGAAGGTCATGTTCACTGAAAAATTTTGCAAGGTAATGGTGTGGCAGGCAATTTGCGAGTGCGGCAAAATATCTAGCCTGTACGTCACATCGGAAACAATGAACACCCAGAACTACATCAAGAAATGCCTCCAGAAGCGTTCATTGCCGATGTTCAAGCAGCATGATGGACCCGTCATATTTTGGCCCGATTTGTC